The following nucleotide sequence is from Roseivirga sp. BDSF3-8.
TTTGAATATCCGTATTGTAGGAAAGTTTAACTGATAGCTTCAGGTAGCCTCTTCCGCCTGTTTATGACATTAATGCATTCTCAAACTACGATAGAACAATGAAACGTATATTTACCCTGATGGCATTTTCACTGGCCCTGATGGCTGGTTTTAGCTGTGCCAAACGTACGGTTACCCGTGTGAACCCTGATGAGCAGATAGACCTCAGTGGCCGATGGAATGATACTGACAGTAAGCTGGTGGCTAGTGAAATGACCAGCGACGTGTTAAATCGTCCCTGGATAGACGAGCACCGCTCTTCTACCGGTAAAAAACCGGTCATCATAGTAGGCGCCATCACCAACCGTACCCACGAGCATATTGAACCTGAGAACTTCGTGAAGGACATCGAGCGCGAGTTTATCAATACCGGTGCTGTGCGTGTGGTACAGGACGCCTCTTTTAGAGAGCGCATCCGTGAGGAGCGTGCCGACCAGAATGAATTCGCCTCACAGGAAACAGCGAAAGCCTGGGGTAAGGAGCTGGGCGCCGACTATATCATGTTCGGTACTATTAACAGCACTGTAGACGAATACAATAAAAAGAAGGTCGTAAACTATAAGGTTAACCTTGAACTTACCAACCTTGAAACCAACGAAAAAGTATGGATTGGTGATAAGGAGATCAAAAAGTATATCACTAACTGATAGGGATGAAGGTTCGCTATAGTTGGTTGATCCTGTTACTGGCATGGTTCCAGGTATCCTGTAAAACGTACTATCAGGCTAATCACAAGTTTAACCTGAGCTACGAAGCAGGAAATATGGAAGCGGCTGACCGTATCCTGGAGAAAAACAAGAAGATGGCTAAAAGCAATGCCAAACTCTTATACTTCATGAACAGGGGGTTAGTCAGTTCCATGCTTGGTAACTATGAGGAAAGTAATACCTACTTTGAGCGGGCCTATGTGCTGGCTGAAGATTATCGTAAAAACCCCTTTCAGGTAGCGGCTTCCTTCCTGGTGAATCCTAAGCTGGTGGACTACCAGGGGGAGGACCACGAAATACTGTTCATAAACTATTATAAAGCCCTCAATTACCTCTACCTGAATGACCCGGAAGCTGCCCTCGTAGAGGTACGGCGAATGGAAATTCTGCTTAACCGGCTTAGTGATAAGTATAGCAGCGATAAGAAGTTTCAGCGGGATGCTTTTATACACCTGCTCATGGGGCTTATATACGATGCTAACGATGAGTATAATGATGCCTTCATTGCGTATAGGAATGCCTATGAAGTATACAGTGAAGATTATCTGGATATGTTTGGCCTCGGAGTCCCCGAGCAGCTAAAAGAAGACCTCCTTCGAACAGCCTATCTCAGTGGATTGAGAAGCGAACTTGCTTTTTACGAAGAGGCTTTTCATACCGATTATGTACATAAGCCTGAGCAGGGCGGCGAACTCATCATGCTGTGGAATAACGGCCTCGGCCCGGTCAAATCTGAGTGGGGACTCAATTTTACTGTCGTCCATGGGCAGAATGGGCTGGTGACTTTCGTAAATGAGAGCCAGAATATGAGTTTTCCTTTCATGCTCGGCAGTAATAACGACGAGGACAAAAAGACCACCCTGGAAAGGTTGGAGTTTTTCCGGGTGGTTTTTCCCAGGTACGTGGAAAGGCAGGAGGTATTCACCAGGGGAGAGATCCTGGCGAATGGCCGGCACTATAAACTGGAAAAGGCTGAAGACATTAATGCCATTGCTTTTAAAACCCTGCAGCAACGTATGGCCAAAGAACTTTCTCAGGGCTTATTACGTGCAGCCCTGAAGAAAGGGGCAGAGTATGCCTTGCGTGAGGAAGATGAAACTATGGGCAGTATACTAGGTATTATTAATGCTGTGACCGAACAGGCCGATACTCGAAACTGGCAGACTATTCCACACTCAATATACTATACCCGGGTGCCCATGCAGCCCGGCCAGCAAGATGTATCCATGGTCCTGCGTTCCGAAAAGGGCAGGGAAGACGTGCGCCAGTTTACATTTACTATTAAAGAGGGAAAGACCACCTTCTTTAGTTTTCGCTCGCTTGAGGCTTCCTACTCCCCCTCTTCATACTATAGCACCGCTCCTAATTAAGCACTACGCATAGGGTTTTTATGAAGTTTTATGCTTCTAAAGTCCTGGCTTGTAGCTTTTTGTGTTTGGCTCTGTAATTATTCTCTTGTATTTTTTTATTTTTTAAGCCCGTATTTGGAATAACTTATCATTCCATTTTTTTTAATCAGCGCTGAGCAAAACCCTTTTTATACCGTTTATAGTCCGTCATTATCCTATCATGTGGTTTTATCCCCCAATCTGGTTGATTACCAGAACATAAGGAACAAAACACGTGACATTTGTATTATAAATATGTGTAGTATTTGTTGTAATATTTTTATTGAAATTGGTTGATGATTTTACTATTCTTGTATTGAATTAGATGATTTATTGAATGTGTTTTCTATCAACCAGAATTAAATTGCCTATGAACAAAATAAACATGAAAGCCTAAATCGTGATTAATGTCCGGGCCTCTTCTACAGTTCCGGGAACTACGAATTCAGTACCGCAGCCACTTTTTAACCGATCATTTCTGCGGTTTTCACATATTCTTTTTTTTAAGGTCTGGCAGAGGAAGACGGATGGCATCTATTTTTTCCTTGACCGTTTCAGGCCGGTATTTTTTCATATTATTAACCTAACCTTGATACCCTAATGCAATCCATATGCAATAAGATTTACTTCTTAATTATCCTATTTATTATCATAGCATCGCCTTCCTGGTCTCAGGACAATACCATACTGCGTATTGAGAACGTGAGAACAGGATGGAATAAACTTAAACTGGGAAATAATCCCACCTCCTTCTGGAGTCCCAAAGTAGACGTGTACTCAGGCGGAAACACCCACCTTGAGGTAGAATTCCGCATACCGGAAGGAAACCCCGACCTGGCCAAACTTCAGATCAGACCTAACGGCTACGGAGCAAATCCGGTCACATTCGGGGCTTACGCCCCTGCAGGCTTCTCTTATGGGGATACCTGGTACTTGCTGAGTATTCCTCTGGCTGATTTTGACCCGGCCATTAACCTGTCCCAGCTAAACCTGCTCCAGCTTCCTTACAGTAATAATGCCTCACCCTTTGTCATGGAAATACGCTCTGTTACTTTCACCGGTGGCAGCACCCCCTACCTGTGGTACGGTGAGGACAAGCGGAATATCATTCATGATGGCCAGGCAGGTCCGGGACAAATGGCGGCAGCCAATGAGCATGAATACTACCTTGAGTACCACGTGGATCTATCAGGAAAGAAATATACCAATGCATACTACTCCACCTATTACACAGGCAGGACCGCTAAGTGTCAGGAAGCCCTGATTACCGCTGTGCTCGATGGCAGTACCGAACTGGTGCAGGCACCCGCAGAGGCTGTTGTAAGCTGTCAGTTTGTGCCAGGTACCTATCAGGTGAGTAGTACGCATTCAGATGGCCGTCCTTTAACAGGAAGTTTTACTATTCCACCATCAGAACCTCTTGTAGCGGCTACCACCCTTACCCCCCCGGATGGTACGAATAATGGAAACCTTAAAGTTACCCTGAGTGGTGGCACAGGCAGTTACTTTAATTTTGATGGCTATAATTATGAAATCATCACAGACAGTGCGGAGAACTTTACCAACGGTATAGTGGTAGGCTCTGCGTATGGTGAGGATTTCTCTAATATACAGACTGACCTGGAGGGGAATATCTATTTGGTATATAATGATACGCTTCAGAAGCGCACACCGGAGGGCGCTTTGTTATGGCAGACCGCGCTTAACACCGGAGGTATCTATGGAAAAGAATTGATTTATACCGATCCGGTAGGCAATACGTATATTACCGGCAGGTCGAACCCCGGCTTTTCGATCAAGGACTATTATGCAGGTAATGATGAGGTTACCGCATACCTATGCCGTATCAATTCAGCAGGTAATCCCGATTGGATCCGTAAGATAGATATAGAAAGTGTATCCTCCCTTAAAGGAGATGGAAAGGGACACCTTTATGTCTCTAATCTCCGGGCTGATATATACAAGTTTACCATAGATGGGCGCCTGCTTTGGCAGCAGGGGACAGTTTCAAGCTACAATTCAGGCTCAGGTTTTTCCGATTTGACCATTGATGAGGAAAGTAATATCTACCTAGGTACCACTATGGATATTTATGCCACTTATGGAGGAGTGGAGGTGCCCGATTTTGATAATGCGAAGGAGAACCTTTCCGTTATGGTGATCAAACTGGATAAAAATGGTAATGTGCAATGGTTTAAGCCCCTGGCATACGCTTCAGATGTACGCGGGCTTGAATGGTCAAGTATCGGGACCATTCACATCATCAAGACACACTATATACCTGTGATCATGGGGACAATGAGTGCCATAGGGTACCTAGAAGTTATAGATACAGATGGTAATGAAATATATCAGCATGAAGTAACTACCGGCATATTTTCAACGGTGACATCCATCACCGCTGACCCGGCCGGCTACGTTTATATCGGGGCTAACCCCAATGTCATCACTAAGGTCGATCCTTTGGGCTTCGAAATAAATAAGATCCGGATGCCTACCCAGTATTATTACGCTGCCACTCCCTTCCTCACCTCAAACAGGCAGGGCGATATTGTGATGGCAGCTATTGGGGATGGTTATTGGGAAGAATTTCTGCCAGGCATGCCATACAATAGCCTGTTTATAGCCAGGCTTGAGCCAGCCAGTACGTATAATATTAATCTGTATCCTACAGCGACCATGGCATATTACGAAATGGAAGACGCCAGGGGAAACAGAGTTTCAGAAGAGATCAACTTTACTGGTAGCAGCATTACCGGAATCAATGCCCGCCTCGAGGCAGGAGCTTATGAAGTAAAGTGGAAACCACCCTATTCAGACGTTTCAGGCTACGAAGTATACCGCAAGGCAGGTAATGAGTACAAAGTAGTAGGCAGAACAGGGCCTTCTGAAACCACCTTTGCCGATTACACCGTACAGGAAGGTGAAAAGCCGGAATATAAAGTGAAAGCACTGGTAGCCCATGGCGAACGCCTTAGCAACCCTCACAGTCCTGTTGAGCTGACCGCTTTAACTTCTGCAGGAGGTAAAGTACAGTTACAGTGGCGTCCATATACCGGCTATGAAAAACCTGTATATACATTGTACCGGGGCACCAGTGCCTATGATATGAAGAAAGTAGCTCAGGTTAAGCCAGGCACTGTTACATTTACCGATCAGCTCCCTGATGAAGGTACGTATATGTACCGGATGGATGTTAGGGAAGCTAAGCATAAGGAAATGGAGGCCAGCATGTCCAACCTGGTGCAGGTACAGATAGGCCCCTCATCCGAAAGACTCTCTGAGGTGTGGCCAAATCCGGCTCTTGGTGCGGTTAACTGCAGATACGACGGCAGAAGCGCTGACAATACGCTTCAACTTACAGATGTAAACGGCCGGATATTGAAGACTTACCGTAATATTGATCCTAATGGTCATACGGTAGATAGAGGAGACCTTTCAGAGGGAGTCTACCTTCTCACATTCGAAGACCAGGAGGGTACCCTGACCGACAGGGTGATTTTTCGATAACCATTTTAGAGGCCAGGCTGTTGCCTGGCCTTATTTTCTTCTTGAATCTTATTCTGGGTGGATAATTCTACTTAAAATAAATATAACTTTATTTATTTTTTATATAAGGTTTTGTCTTCAGTTTTAATGAAAGCTCAGATTTTTTGAGGTCTGTTGTTCATGTGAAAAAGGCTGAATTGGTGGCTATGGATAAGAATCATTTCCACAAGGAGCTTGATAGCCATATGGGCTGCCCTTTCACATTTTATTTTTTAGAAAACAAATAATCATAATGAATTAAACAATTTACTACCATGAAAACGATCAATCTTATGGCTTGGATAATGGGAATGCTACTGTTGCTTCCCGTAACGGCCCATTCTCAGTTTCAGGACTTAGAATTTCTCCGGATCGATAAGATCAATTATAGCAATGAGTGGTTTAAGCTGGGAAATAATCCGGATAGCTTTGAAGGTCCCGGCGTGGATGTGACGGCCGGAGGAAATACCCATATGCGAATGACATTCAGGGTGTCCGAGGCCAGCAGCGACAATTTTTTCATCTATTTACGATTGAACGGCGAGGAAGATTCGAGAGTCTTTTTAAAAGATTACCTGCCGGAAGGTTTTGAGGTGAGTTACGAATGGACCACGGTAGACATACCTCTAGGTGACTTTTATTCCCTTGAGTTGTATGACCTGTACCAGGTAGAGATCGAGTTTTCGGCCAGGCAGGTATTTGATCTGAAGCACCTGGAATTTACCGGCGGAAGCTCTCCATATCTGTGGTTCGGATTTGGTAAGCGTGATAATAGTAACAATGGCGATGGATTTAACGGAAACTTCATCGCCGACGTACAGTCCGATTTATATATAAGCGCAGACCTCGAATATTCTAAAGCCCTTTCACCTTATAATGGTAAGGCTACCCTTATCGCCATTTACAAAGACCAGTTTGATCAGGAGGCTTACGATGCACTCTGGGAGTGGTCTGACGGGTATATTGGCCGGAAGCGTGATGGCCTGGCACCGGGAGATTACGAAGTGGTTTTCGGACCCATAGATGGTGCTTACGATACGCTTACCTTTAGCCTGGAGTCACAAGGGCCACTTTCACCGGAAGTCAGTTTCCAGAGCCCCAGTGGCAGTAATGATGGCAACCTGTCTATTTCCCTGAGCGAGGGCCTTCCTTCTTACTTTCATGAAAACTCGCTTATTAAATTTAATGACGCCAACACAGAGGTGCTCACCAGTGGGTTTTACGGATATACCCAGGGGTATAATGCTCCCCTGGACGTAAGCGAGGATCACGAGGGTAATTTTTATGAGATTACAACCTATCAGAATTCATTCTGGAAATATTTGATAAAGCGAAATGCGGATTACGACCTTATCTGGGCGCAGGATGCAGATTATATTTATTAATCGAATTAAAACCACCGTCTTAGACGGTGGTCATGTTTGAGGGCTATGCCAGTAGGGGTATATTGTGGAATGAGCAAGTATCGTAAGCTATCGCATAGCTTTTACTATTGTGTCTATCATGTAGTATGGACCCCGAAGTACCGCCACCGTATACTTCGTGATATTGTTGCAGATACGTTGGAGAATAAGATAAAGACGATATGTGAATGGAAGGAGGTCAAGGTAGAAGAGTTGAACATTCAGCCAGATCACGTTCATTTGGTATGTAGTATACCTCCGAAACTTAGTGTATCAGACTTCATGGGTATTCTCAAGGGTAAGACAGCGATCATGATGTTTAAGAACTTCAAGAGTCTTCGCAGAAAACCCTATTGGGGCAATCATTTTTGGTCACGAGGCTATTTTGTAAGTACGGTAGGCATAGATGAAGAAAAGATAAAGCGGTATGTTAAGTATCAGGAGAAGGAAGATAAGAAAGAGGATGGGGATATAGATATCCCGCTATTCGATAACTGACTATCCCCCTTTGGGGGTAATAACCATTGAAAACCCCCTCCTTTGGTGGGGGTAATTTATTTCGACTACAAGCTGATAACTGACGATCAGGGCAGGACGATTCTCTTTACCAGGCTGCGAAATCCCAAGTACTCACCCGGTAAGGTGGTCATTGACGGCAGGGCCTACGAGTCACTCAACGAGGCATATGCATTTGTTATGATTAATCCGGACGGCTCCATAGAGTGGGTAAAAGTCTTCGACGAAATACTATTCAGTATCAGTACATTCGATGTAGTTGAGGATAAGCAGGGGAGACTGGTTTGGGCTATGAAGCAGTATGATCACTTGGGTACTAAAACCCTGTTGGTTGTTATGGGAAAAAACGGTAATGAGATCGGTCGCTATGCATCTGATAATTACGGTAGGACCAATACCTTGAATGGGTTTTCGCTGGTGGTGGATGATGATAACGAAACCTACTTGTTCTCTTATCAGAAGGCTGGAACTAAATTCATTGACGATACCCCACTACCCGTTACCTCACAGTACCTTCACAGGTTCGATGAAGACATGAACCTGATCCAGGTCCAATCCATGGGCTCCGATATTTATGAAACCGCGCTCAGAAAGAAAGATGATAGTAAAAGGCTATACACTCGCAACAGAGAATACCTCGTAGGGTTGGACAAAACCGGAAATGAGGAGTGGCAAATTCCCTATAACCTTACGATACGCCCCTTAGGTAGCGGTGATTCTTACATTTACCTGCATGATAGGGATCAAAATGAGCTTATTATGTATGATTATGAAGGTGAAACTGTGGGAACGCTGGATGTGCCGGATGAAAGAATGTCGTTCATAACCGAAGACACCAGGAATAACATTCACCTGTACATACGTGAAGGTGAGTTTGGCTTTGGAGAGTACAAGCATGTTACATACGATCCTATTGCAAGTGATATCGTTCCGATACCGGCCGGTTCTACCTCGTTTACCTATGAAGTAAGGGACACCCTGGATAATCGGTACAGCTTCGATGCCAACTTTATGGCCTCACAGGTGGCAGAGGATATTATGAGCGGTGAGGGAGTGAGTTCAGGCGTTCAGCAACTTTCCTTATATCCTAATCCGGCGGTTTCGGAGACTTGGTTTACTTACCCCGAGGCTTTACCCCAAAACATGTTTACTCTGACCGACCTGTCTGGCAGGGTGGTAAGCATGTGGAAAGATGTGCCCGCCACCGGTTTCAGTATTCCCCGTAACGGATTGCCGCAAGGCGTCTATCTTTGGTCATACGAAGACGGGCAGGTACGTACTACCGGACGATTAATATACAAGTGATTAATATGTATAAACGTTAATTAAAAAAGCAGCCAATATTTGGCTGCTTTTTTATTAGGTTGATGGCGCTAACAAAAAAATAATGTATAAAATTTCCATTTATCAGGGAATAAATAAAATGGATTTTCCATAGTCCATTATACATGTCTGCAATGATAATCAGGCCTATTGTCAGCTATTAGAAAGAATAACAGGGTTTTTCTTTCTAATTGTGAATAATAATACATACCAGCTATTCATATGAATTATCATATTTAATTGAACTTATTTTATAAAGTATGTTTATTGTACTTTTCAATGTTGAAATAGTTTAATTTTTTGCGTAGAATTACTTAATATACTGACAGTTAGCTGATTGTGATCATTCCTCTAACCATTTTAAGAAAGTAGGTCCTGTGCTGAATCAGGACCTTGCTAATACATTATATATGAAACAATATTACCCTATCGCTTATGAAAATTTTAAGAACCCCATTTCTGCTCTTAGCAGGGCTGTTACTTCTCTGCTTTCCCCTCTTAGCCCAGGACTATGAAATACTACGCGTGGAAAACGTGCGTAACGAGTGGAATAAATTAAAGCTCGGTAATAATCCTTCCAGTTTTTGGGATCCTCAAATTGATGTTACTATAGGCGGAAATACCCTTCTTGAGATCGAATTCAGGGTTTCCGAAGGTAGCCCGGATATGTCCAGGGTTCAGATAAGGCCTAACGGCTACTCAGGTAATCCGGTCAGTTTTGCTAATTACCTACCGCAGGACTTTGCCTATGGCTTCGACTGGTATACGATCTCCATTCCTCTGGCCGACTTCGATTCCCTCATCGACTTCACATCGGTCTACCTTTTACAGATTCCCTACAGCAACATGGCTGGCACCTTTGTCATGGAGTTTCGATCTATAGAGTTTACCGGCGGCAGCACCCCTTACGTTTGGTTCGGTGAGGGTAAACGGGATAATATACACGATGGACAAGGTTTTCCGGGGCAAATGACGGCCGCGGTCGAAAAGGAGTTTTATTATGATATCCACGTGGATCTGCCAGGCCGCAGAACTTATTATAATGATGGACTGATAAACGTGGGTACACGTAGCGACGTATGCCAGTCAGCGCTCATTGCCTGTATGCAGGATGATACATCCCGGCCCATATCCTTTGTTTCCGATCCCGTTTCAGGATGCAAACTTGTGCCTGGTACATATCAGGTCAATACCACTTTGAAAAGCGGAGCGATACACACTCAGGACTACACAGTCTCTTCATCACCTTCTATGGCAGTCAGCACAGATATCGTACCCCCTACCGCCAGTACAGCGGGTAGTGCCACCCTTAGTGTTCAGGGAGGCGCTGCTACCTATTTCACTAAAGAAAGCAGTACCTATAAGGCATTTAATGACACCATAGAGGTATACAATTGGGAGACCGATTTCAACGTACTTGATAATAATAACCTGGACGTGCAGGTAGATCTCTTTGGCAATACATATGTGTTGTACGATGAGTTTCTTCAAAAGCGTGATGAGAACGGCAACCTACTATGGACATTGACATTGAGCAATACCGGCAAAAAAGCCCATTATACAGACCCTCTTGGAAACACTTATATCACAGGTAATGCAGGTGTAAACATGACAGCTGGTACACGCCATCTGGGCAATAATAATGCTACAGGCTTTGTGGCCAGAGTAAATGCTTCCGGTGATGTAGACTGGCTCAGAGCCTGTAGTGAAGTCAATCCTGAAGCTGCTACAGGAGATGCAAGAGGCAGTGTATATTTCCTGTATCATACTCCGGGAGCCACTCTAGTGCGTTATGGTGTCAACGGTCATAAATATTGGTCAATGAGTGGCGGGAGCGGTCCTTTTGGTGGACTTAC
It contains:
- the tnpA gene encoding IS200/IS605 family transposase, which produces MSKYRKLSHSFYYCVYHVVWTPKYRHRILRDIVADTLENKIKTICEWKEVKVEELNIQPDHVHLVCSIPPKLSVSDFMGILKGKTAIMMFKNFKSLRRKPYWGNHFWSRGYFVSTVGIDEEKIKRYVKYQEKEDKKEDGDIDIPLFDN
- a CDS encoding T9SS type A sorting domain-containing protein yields the protein MGVIYFDYKLITDDQGRTILFTRLRNPKYSPGKVVIDGRAYESLNEAYAFVMINPDGSIEWVKVFDEILFSISTFDVVEDKQGRLVWAMKQYDHLGTKTLLVVMGKNGNEIGRYASDNYGRTNTLNGFSLVVDDDNETYLFSYQKAGTKFIDDTPLPVTSQYLHRFDEDMNLIQVQSMGSDIYETALRKKDDSKRLYTRNREYLVGLDKTGNEEWQIPYNLTIRPLGSGDSYIYLHDRDQNELIMYDYEGETVGTLDVPDERMSFITEDTRNNIHLYIREGEFGFGEYKHVTYDPIASDIVPIPAGSTSFTYEVRDTLDNRYSFDANFMASQVAEDIMSGEGVSSGVQQLSLYPNPAVSETWFTYPEALPQNMFTLTDLSGRVVSMWKDVPATGFSIPRNGLPQGVYLWSYEDGQVRTTGRLIYK
- a CDS encoding T9SS type A sorting domain-containing protein, with translation MQSICNKIYFLIILFIIIASPSWSQDNTILRIENVRTGWNKLKLGNNPTSFWSPKVDVYSGGNTHLEVEFRIPEGNPDLAKLQIRPNGYGANPVTFGAYAPAGFSYGDTWYLLSIPLADFDPAINLSQLNLLQLPYSNNASPFVMEIRSVTFTGGSTPYLWYGEDKRNIIHDGQAGPGQMAAANEHEYYLEYHVDLSGKKYTNAYYSTYYTGRTAKCQEALITAVLDGSTELVQAPAEAVVSCQFVPGTYQVSSTHSDGRPLTGSFTIPPSEPLVAATTLTPPDGTNNGNLKVTLSGGTGSYFNFDGYNYEIITDSAENFTNGIVVGSAYGEDFSNIQTDLEGNIYLVYNDTLQKRTPEGALLWQTALNTGGIYGKELIYTDPVGNTYITGRSNPGFSIKDYYAGNDEVTAYLCRINSAGNPDWIRKIDIESVSSLKGDGKGHLYVSNLRADIYKFTIDGRLLWQQGTVSSYNSGSGFSDLTIDEESNIYLGTTMDIYATYGGVEVPDFDNAKENLSVMVIKLDKNGNVQWFKPLAYASDVRGLEWSSIGTIHIIKTHYIPVIMGTMSAIGYLEVIDTDGNEIYQHEVTTGIFSTVTSITADPAGYVYIGANPNVITKVDPLGFEINKIRMPTQYYYAATPFLTSNRQGDIVMAAIGDGYWEEFLPGMPYNSLFIARLEPASTYNINLYPTATMAYYEMEDARGNRVSEEINFTGSSITGINARLEAGAYEVKWKPPYSDVSGYEVYRKAGNEYKVVGRTGPSETTFADYTVQEGEKPEYKVKALVAHGERLSNPHSPVELTALTSAGGKVQLQWRPYTGYEKPVYTLYRGTSAYDMKKVAQVKPGTVTFTDQLPDEGTYMYRMDVREAKHKEMEASMSNLVQVQIGPSSERLSEVWPNPALGAVNCRYDGRSADNTLQLTDVNGRILKTYRNIDPNGHTVDRGDLSEGVYLLTFEDQEGTLTDRVIFR
- a CDS encoding T9SS type A sorting domain-containing protein, which encodes MKILRTPFLLLAGLLLLCFPLLAQDYEILRVENVRNEWNKLKLGNNPSSFWDPQIDVTIGGNTLLEIEFRVSEGSPDMSRVQIRPNGYSGNPVSFANYLPQDFAYGFDWYTISIPLADFDSLIDFTSVYLLQIPYSNMAGTFVMEFRSIEFTGGSTPYVWFGEGKRDNIHDGQGFPGQMTAAVEKEFYYDIHVDLPGRRTYYNDGLINVGTRSDVCQSALIACMQDDTSRPISFVSDPVSGCKLVPGTYQVNTTLKSGAIHTQDYTVSSSPSMAVSTDIVPPTASTAGSATLSVQGGAATYFTKESSTYKAFNDTIEVYNWETDFNVLDNNNLDVQVDLFGNTYVLYDEFLQKRDENGNLLWTLTLSNTGKKAHYTDPLGNTYITGNAGVNMTAGTRHLGNNNATGFVARVNASGDVDWLRACSEVNPEAATGDARGSVYFLYHTPGATLVRYGVNGHKYWSMSGGSGPFGGLTSDNEGNIYAGFLAGPTFAGTPVPAGEGASVIKTSASGVIEWIRRIPYSSDIRGLAATDLGLIYVVNVNYVFINGGSMLTYSHLSAIDKLGNNIFNKELNNLPYFYTVTDVATGPSGFVYTTENPGVVRKFDPLGVEMYTVAGPEYYYAFTPYISLDGTGRIFLFGIDSQGSSLYLKSLSPASYRTLTIPSGASSFYYEVEDAKGQTFSETINFTTTSITGINATLDNNAYEISWEPALGEFTGYEIYRQDSEQLTRIGSVAPSETSFTHYTEVALKDKPEYVVRVLTNTSENQSNPHSPAVLTAKAETGGKVDLNWQPYTGYENATYTIYRGADEHSMEPIASLKSDQFTFKDKLPASGEYLYRLEIKGEEGTSRSNTVAASSEISDQEVALWPNPAIDVVHCRWEGRSRNNTLELTDLQGRLVAEMHNVDPSGYELKRGNTPAGIYLLTFEDAAGKTTERLVFR
- a CDS encoding COG3014 family protein gives rise to the protein MKVRYSWLILLLAWFQVSCKTYYQANHKFNLSYEAGNMEAADRILEKNKKMAKSNAKLLYFMNRGLVSSMLGNYEESNTYFERAYVLAEDYRKNPFQVAASFLVNPKLVDYQGEDHEILFINYYKALNYLYLNDPEAALVEVRRMEILLNRLSDKYSSDKKFQRDAFIHLLMGLIYDANDEYNDAFIAYRNAYEVYSEDYLDMFGLGVPEQLKEDLLRTAYLSGLRSELAFYEEAFHTDYVHKPEQGGELIMLWNNGLGPVKSEWGLNFTVVHGQNGLVTFVNESQNMSFPFMLGSNNDEDKKTTLERLEFFRVVFPRYVERQEVFTRGEILANGRHYKLEKAEDINAIAFKTLQQRMAKELSQGLLRAALKKGAEYALREEDETMGSILGIINAVTEQADTRNWQTIPHSIYYTRVPMQPGQQDVSMVLRSEKGREDVRQFTFTIKEGKTTFFSFRSLEASYSPSSYYSTAPN
- a CDS encoding penicillin-binding protein activator LpoB, with product MKRIFTLMAFSLALMAGFSCAKRTVTRVNPDEQIDLSGRWNDTDSKLVASEMTSDVLNRPWIDEHRSSTGKKPVIIVGAITNRTHEHIEPENFVKDIEREFINTGAVRVVQDASFRERIREERADQNEFASQETAKAWGKELGADYIMFGTINSTVDEYNKKKVVNYKVNLELTNLETNEKVWIGDKEIKKYITN